The window TCGGCGGTGATGTAGTCGACCTCGTCGGTGACCTGGCCGTCGACGACCTTGCGGTACGGCGTCTCGATGAAGCCGAACGCGTTGACACGTCCGTACGAGGCGAGCGAACCGATCAGACCGATGTTCGGGCCCTCAGGGGTCTCGATCGGGCACATGCGTCCGTAGTGGGACGGGTGCACGTCACGGACCTCGAAGCCGGCCCGCTCACGGGAGAGACCACCCGGGCCAAGAGCCGACAGACGGCGCTTGTGGGTGAGACCCGACAGCGGGTTGTTCTGGTCCATGAACTGCGACAGCTGGCTGGTGCCGAAGAACTCCTTGATGGAGGCGACGACCGGCCGGATGTTGATCAGGGTCTGCGGCGTGATCGCCTCGACGTCCTGAGTCGTCATGCGCTCACGCACGACGCGCTCCATACGGGCCAGACCCGTACGGACCTGGTTCTGGATGAGCTCGCCGACGTTACGCAGACGACGGTTGCCGAAGTGGTCGATGTCGTCGGTCTCGACGACGATCGAACGACCGGACTCACCGACCGTCTCGGTCTCCCCGGCGTGCAGCTTGACCAGATACTTGATGGTCGCGATGACGTCGTCGGAGGTGAGCACACCGGCGTCCAGCGGCTCTTCGGCGCCGAGCTTCTTGTTCACCTTGTAGCGGCCGACCTTCGCGAGGTCGTAGCGCTTCGGGTTGAAGTAGAGGTTCTCGAGCAGCGTCTGAGCAGCCTCGCGGGTGGGCGGCTCGCCCGGGCGGAGCTTGCGGTAGATGTCGAGCAGCGCGTCGTCCTGGCCCTGGGTGTGGTCCTTCTCCAGGGTGGCGCGCATGGACTCGTACTCGCCGAACTCCTCGAGGATCTGCTCGGTGGTCCAACCGAGAGCCTTCAGGAGAACGGTCACGGACTGCTTGCGCTTGCGGTCGATACGGACACCGACCATGTCGCGCTTGTCGATCTCCATCTCCAGCCAGGCACCCCGGGACGGGATGATCTTGGCGGAGAAGATGTCCTTGTCGGACGTCTTGTCGATCGAGGAGTCGAAGTAGACACCCGGCGAGCGCACGAGCTGCGACACGACGACACGCTCGGTGCCGTTGATGACGAAGGTGCCCTTGTTGGTCATGAGCGGGAAGTCGCCCATGAAGACCGTCTGGGACTTGATCTCGCCGGTCTCGTTGTTGGTGAACTCGGCCGTGACGAAGAGCGGGGCGGCGAACGTGAAGTCGCGCTCCTTGCACTCGTCGATCGAGTTCTTCGGGGGCTCGAAGCGGTGGTCGCGGAACGTAAGCGACATCGACCCGGAGAAGTCCTCAATCGGTGAAATCTCCTCGAAGATCTCCTCCAGGCCGGACTTGGTGGGGACGTCTTGTCCACTGTCCAGAGCAGCCTCGACGCGAGCCTTCCAGGCGGCATTGCCGAGGAGCCAGTCAAAGCTCTCGGTCTGCAGCGCGAGGAGGTTCGGAACCTCGAGGGGCTCCTTGATCTTTGCAAAAGAGATGCGCAGCGGGGCGGTGCTGGCACCGTTGTTCGTATTCGCGGTCGAGGCGTTGCGCGAGGCGGCCAAGAGGGGGTCCTTCCGAGGGCTCGGACTCACTACGCGCGTACCGGTCCCAAGTTGGACACGGTGACGGAAATCCCAGGTCAGGGACGCTCAGTCATCGGTGTTCAAGCATCGGGTATGCCCCTGGTGACGGGCAGGAGGCAGCTAACAGGCAGCGCAAAGGGTCAGTGTAGCCAAACGGCACACTGATGTCCAGTCCGGGTTCTCAGAGACCCTCGAAGCTCGCAACAGCTGTTCTCAACACCTATGAATCGCCCTCGCGCGGATGCGCTCTTCTTTACTGCCCTCTTCGCCCACGATCCATGCATCGGATCCGGATCGAGTGACGACGCGTCCTGAGAATTGCGCGCCGCGTGCGGTTCGTCAAGGCCCCCCTGCCGGAGAGAGCCCTGAGACCCTCATCCGCCGCCCCTCGGCACCGGCCGCGAGCCCCCGTCGGAGGCGTACGGCGAAGATCACGATACTCGTCAACCACGGAAGAGCAAGGCGAGCGCCTCGGGTACCCCGAAGGGCGACCACCCGGATGGGTGATCGCCCTTCGCGATGTGACGTCCGTGCCGTGCGGTACGGGTGTCCAGACGAGTCAGAGGACTCGCAGGGTCACTTGACCTCGACCGAGGCGCCGGCGCCCTTGAGGGACTCGGCAGCCTTCTCGGCGGCCTCCTTGGCGACCTTCTCGAGGACGGGCTTCGGGGCGCCGTCGACGAGGTCCTTGGCCTCCTTGAGACCGAGCGAGGTCAGCTCACGCACGACCTTGATGACCTGGATCTTCTTCTCGCCGGCACCGGTGAGGATGACGTCGAACTCGTCCTGCTCCTCGACGGCCTCAGCGGCAGCAGCAGCGCCACCGCCGGCGGCAACGGCGACCGGAGCGGCAGCCTTGACGTCGAACTTCTCCTCGAACGCCTTGACGAACTCGGAGAGCTCGATGAGGGTCAGGGTCTCGAACTGCTCGAGCAGCTCGTCCTGGGACAGCTTCGCCATGATGGCGTCCTTCCACTAAGTCGGCAGGTGCCGGGTGTATATGAAGGCGGGCGTACGGGCCCGCTGCGAGCCGTGGAGCGGAGTGTTACTCCGCCACCTCGGCGTCGGCGGGAGCCGGCGTACCGGCACCGCCCTGCTCGACCTTGGCGCGAAGAGCGTCCGCGGTGCGGACGAACTCCG is drawn from Streptomyces sp. NBC_01717 and contains these coding sequences:
- the rplL gene encoding 50S ribosomal protein L7/L12 codes for the protein MAKLSQDELLEQFETLTLIELSEFVKAFEEKFDVKAAAPVAVAAGGGAAAAAEAVEEQDEFDVILTGAGEKKIQVIKVVRELTSLGLKEAKDLVDGAPKPVLEKVAKEAAEKAAESLKGAGASVEVK